A stretch of Vigna angularis cultivar LongXiaoDou No.4 chromosome 4, ASM1680809v1, whole genome shotgun sequence DNA encodes these proteins:
- the LOC108331292 gene encoding subtilisin-like protease SBT2.3 gives MKAEKLSRSSEVSNELLDFSVRTATTHTPQFLGLPQGAWFQEGGFETAGEGVVIGFVDTGIDPTHPSFGDSKSNHPYPVPGHYSGICEVTRDFPSGSCNRKLVGARHFAASAITRGIFNSTQDYASPFDGDGHGTHTAAVAAGNHGIPVIVAGHHFGNASGMAPRSQ, from the exons ATGAAGGCAGAGAAACTATCAAGGAGCAGTGAAGTGTCCAATGAGCTTTTGGATTTTTCTGTAAGGACTGCGACTACACATACGCCACAGTTTTTGGGTCTGCCACAGGGAGCATggtttcaagagggagggtttGAAACTGCAGGAGAAGGAGTTGTTATTGGGTTTGTTGACACTGGCATAGATCCAACACATCCTAGTTTTGGTGATAGTaaatctaatcatccatatccTGTTCCTGGTCATTATTCTGGCATCTGTGAGGTTACTCGCGACTTTCCATCTGGTTCTTGCAATAGGAAGCTTGTTGGGGCCCGCCACTTTGCTGCTTCAGCCATAACCAGAGGAATATTTAATTCAACTCAGGACTATGCTTCTCCCTTTGATGGTGATGGTCATGGCAC GCATACAGCAGCTGTTGCAGCAGGAAACCATGGGATTCCAGTCATTGTTGCTGGACATCACTTTGGAAATGCTAGTGGGATGGCTCCTCGTTCACAGTAA